In Citrobacter sp. RHB25-C09, the following proteins share a genomic window:
- a CDS encoding DnaA inactivator Hda, with protein MNTPAQLSLPLYLPDDETFASFWPGDNASLLAALQNVLRQEHSGYIYLWAREGAGRSHLLHAACAELSQRGDAVGYVPLDKRTWFVPEVLDGMEQLSLVCIDNIECVAGDALWEMAIFDLYNRILESGKTRLLITGDRPPRQLNLGLADLASRLDWGQIYKLQPLSDEDKLQALQLRARQRGFELPEDVGRFLLKRLDREMRTLFNTLDQLDHASITAQRKLTIPFVKETLRL; from the coding sequence CTGAACACACCGGCACAGCTCTCTCTGCCACTCTATCTGCCTGACGATGAAACCTTTGCAAGTTTCTGGCCGGGGGATAACGCCTCTTTACTGGCCGCGCTGCAAAACGTGCTGCGTCAGGAACATAGTGGATACATCTACCTCTGGGCGCGTGAAGGCGCAGGCCGCAGTCATTTGCTGCACGCAGCGTGCGCTGAACTGTCACAGCGTGGCGATGCGGTGGGTTACGTGCCGTTGGATAAGCGAACCTGGTTTGTTCCGGAAGTCCTCGACGGAATGGAGCAACTGTCACTGGTGTGTATTGACAACATTGAATGTGTCGCGGGGGATGCGCTGTGGGAAATGGCCATTTTCGACCTCTACAACCGCATTCTCGAGTCAGGAAAGACGCGTTTACTGATCACTGGCGATCGCCCGCCCCGTCAGCTCAACCTTGGTCTTGCGGATCTGGCCTCGCGCTTAGACTGGGGGCAGATTTACAAGCTGCAACCCCTGTCTGATGAGGATAAGCTTCAGGCGCTACAATTGCGTGCCCGGCAGCGCGGTTTTGAACTGCCGGAAGACGTAGGGCGTTTTCTGCTCAAACGACTGGATCGTGAAATGCGCACCCTGTTTAACACGCTTGATCAACTCGATCACGCCTCTATTACTGCCCAACGCAAGCTGACTATTCCGTTTGTGAAGGAAACCCTAAGACTGTAA
- the uraA gene encoding uracil permease encodes MTRRAIGVSERPPLLQTIPLSLQHLFAMFGATVLVPVLFHINPATVLLFNGIGTLLYLFICKGKIPAYLGSSFAFISPVLLLLPLGYEVALGGFIMCGVLFCVVSFIVKKAGTGWLDVMFPPAAMGAIVAVIGLELAGVAAGMAGLLPADGQSPDSKTIIISMVTLAVTVFGSVLFRGFLAIIPILIGVLAGYALSFAMGVVDTTPIAQAHWFALPTFYTPRFEWFAILTILPAALVVIAEHVGHLVVTANIVKKDLVRDPGLHRSMFANGLSTVISGFFGSTPNTTYGENIGVMAITRVYSTWVIGGAAIFAILLSCVGKLAAAIQIIPLPVMGGVSLLLYGVIGASGIRVLIESKVDYNKAQNLILTSVILIIGVSGAKVHIGAAELKGMALATIVGIGLSLIFKLISVLRPEEVVLDAEDADTPQQ; translated from the coding sequence ATGACGCGCCGTGCTATCGGGGTGAGTGAAAGACCGCCGCTTTTACAGACAATCCCGCTTAGTTTGCAACACCTGTTCGCCATGTTTGGCGCAACCGTGCTGGTGCCCGTTCTGTTTCATATCAACCCGGCTACCGTTCTGCTCTTTAACGGTATCGGTACCTTGCTGTATCTGTTTATTTGTAAGGGAAAGATTCCTGCCTACCTGGGATCAAGTTTTGCCTTTATTTCACCAGTACTGCTTCTGCTGCCGTTGGGATACGAAGTGGCATTAGGCGGCTTTATTATGTGTGGCGTGCTGTTCTGCGTGGTGTCATTCATTGTGAAGAAAGCCGGAACCGGCTGGCTGGACGTCATGTTCCCACCTGCGGCAATGGGTGCAATCGTTGCCGTCATCGGTCTTGAACTGGCAGGTGTCGCAGCGGGAATGGCCGGACTGCTGCCGGCAGACGGGCAATCACCGGATTCCAAAACCATTATTATTTCCATGGTCACGCTGGCGGTTACGGTGTTCGGATCGGTACTGTTCCGTGGTTTCCTGGCAATCATCCCCATCCTGATTGGTGTACTGGCGGGCTATGCGCTGTCGTTTGCGATGGGTGTTGTTGATACCACGCCGATTGCGCAGGCACACTGGTTTGCCTTGCCCACGTTCTACACGCCTCGCTTTGAGTGGTTTGCTATATTGACCATTCTACCTGCGGCGCTGGTGGTGATCGCTGAACACGTTGGTCACCTGGTGGTAACGGCGAACATCGTCAAAAAAGATCTTGTCCGCGATCCGGGCCTGCACCGTTCCATGTTTGCCAACGGTCTGTCGACGGTGATTTCTGGTTTCTTCGGTTCCACCCCCAATACTACCTACGGTGAAAATATTGGTGTTATGGCGATCACTCGTGTGTACAGCACCTGGGTTATCGGTGGCGCAGCGATCTTCGCCATCCTGCTCTCCTGCGTGGGGAAACTGGCTGCGGCGATTCAGATCATCCCACTGCCGGTGATGGGCGGCGTCTCTTTACTGCTGTACGGTGTTATTGGCGCATCGGGTATTCGCGTGCTGATCGAATCTAAAGTCGATTACAACAAGGCGCAAAACCTGATCCTGACGTCGGTGATTCTGATTATCGGCGTCAGCGGCGCGAAGGTTCACATTGGTGCGGCGGAGCTAAAAGGCATGGCGCTGGCAACAATTGTCGGGATCGGCCTGAGCCTGATTTTCAAACTGATCAGCGTATTGCGCCCGGAAGAAGTGGTTCTGGATGCTGAGGATGCTGATACGCCACAGCAATAG
- the upp gene encoding uracil phosphoribosyltransferase — translation MKIVEVKHPLVKHKLGLMRENDISTKRFRELASEVGSLLTYEATAGLETEKVTIEGWNGPVEVDQIKGKKITVVPILRAGLGMMEGVLENVPSARISVVGMYRNEETLEPVPYFQKLVSNIDERMALIVDPMLATGGSVIATIDLLKKAGCSSIKVLVLVAAPEGIAALEKAHPDVELYTASIDQGLNEHGYIIPGLGDAGDKIFGTK, via the coding sequence ATGAAGATCGTGGAAGTCAAACACCCACTCGTCAAACACAAGCTGGGTCTGATGCGTGAAAACGACATCAGCACTAAACGCTTTCGTGAACTCGCCTCGGAAGTAGGCAGTCTGCTGACCTACGAAGCGACTGCGGGCCTGGAAACTGAAAAAGTGACCATTGAAGGCTGGAACGGCCCGGTCGAAGTTGACCAAATCAAAGGCAAAAAAATTACCGTCGTGCCTATCCTGCGCGCAGGGCTTGGGATGATGGAAGGCGTTCTGGAAAACGTACCGAGCGCACGTATCAGCGTTGTTGGCATGTACCGCAATGAAGAGACGCTGGAGCCGGTACCGTATTTCCAGAAGCTGGTTTCCAATATCGACGAGCGCATGGCGCTGATCGTTGACCCGATGCTGGCAACGGGGGGCTCTGTTATCGCCACCATCGATCTGCTGAAAAAAGCGGGTTGCAGCTCTATTAAGGTGCTGGTGCTGGTTGCAGCGCCTGAAGGCATCGCGGCGCTGGAAAAAGCGCATCCGGACGTAGAGCTGTACACTGCATCAATTGACCAGGGGTTGAATGAGCACGGATATATTATTCCGGGGCTTGGCGACGCCGGCGATAAGATTTTTGGTACTAAATAA